The Cryptomeria japonica chromosome 2, Sugi_1.0, whole genome shotgun sequence region tttctcattttttattcTATGTAATAATTATTTCTAAGTTGACTTCATGATACTAGATATAGTTTACAAAAATGTAGCTCTATCTTATAGTGTAACAATCTAACTTGGTGTTGTACATACTTTTGTTTCTCAATCAATTTGCATGATACCTTGGGAGGCTACCATATTATTGGAGTCAAGTCCTTTGAAGTCAACACcctaaaatgatcaattttacaaCCTCGGCAAGTGCTTGAAAGCAACAAATGAGTGAAACTATTGTATGATGTGAACTATGAAGAGACTATATTTTATTTAATGTTCAAATTCAACTGATTTTGTAATGAATGCTCCTTTTAAGATATAGGAATTGAAATGACTATCAAATATGAACTAATCTTAAATGAACAACTTTAAATACAAGTGAATCGAGTGGCAGAATTTTATGCCAATGAAGGGGTTTGTGCCAATGAATGCATAACGTGGCAGATGAGAGACTAACTCAAGGAGGTCATTGCCTTGATGAGGTATGACCGATCACATGTGCAAGGTGTCCATATCCCTATGGAATAATTATTATGGTGTTAGGAatggattttattttctttattatgtGGAGTGTGAAAGAAGCCAAGAGATTTCCTGCAAATATCATTCATTATCTTTCCCATGCTTTCTCAGTTTTTTGGGAGCTCTTCTTGGTAATATTTTTTCCTTGTTTTTTCTACTTCTCGTTTGTCATAATTGATTTGTGAAGATGGGAGGCGACAGAAGGAGAGTGGACCCCATAGATTGTGGAGAGCTAGGAAACAATGCTACTATATGGAGAATCTTGCTAAAGGGAgggttgtgagattttgccaagatctagaggcaatggaaagcacaaatagagagacaaaatatacaacaagaataaactgtattctcatcaatagataaatgatcaatagatcaatCGTTGTTGTTGTTCCATACAatgtaggagaaatagtaaaatattccacatgaggtggatcacccaccgaaggtggaattatcactccacaataagtggatatgataaagcaacaacaagatcacaccataaaatgtggaaattctcctacatacacactcccaatgtatgcacatctccttaagtgtctcatatgcaaaatacaatgtggtgcatgtacctaagtaaacttaagtaaagtgtaattatatccaacatgaataattaattacaccaacacccccccttaagtgcaacttaggggaatgcacttaagtctagaATGCAACTgaccaatgcaagatgggtcccgactacaaggccatgttaggtacaaatgtacaaattcaaatgcaatctcccataaagcggggaaagagagaaaaaccacatgggaaaaaactcccccctaaaagggagatgatgaaagcacacaatgctctcaatgatgaataagagagaagaagagaccatgaagcttcccctcaatgtaaaatctctaaaatctcctgcaaggatggtccaagatgttgaccaaaaatacctccccataaggaagaaagagagccaatgctacaccaataatgtcaaagtgtgacaaaaccaagtaccaggtcgatgacaatgaatcactcactgcaacaaaactgaagatcaggcatggagacaacctgctttgagcatcatctagatactcatAAATAGCAGAAATAtcggtacaatcaaagtctcatgggagccatgcacaaatgtgtagaatctaagtctcaactagagccatgcaccaagtctcacaagatattcctaatctacgtgtacaagaggattacatcaaatagtcatcaatgacaagatacaaagaggtgtggcactttattaTAGTGTGAGTACaaaattgctcatgcaagagcatacaaatattgaaacatgaagatgatgccaccaaagaagccctatagaatactgtagatgaagatgcctccgattgGGATGTCGCCAAGAAAAATATAGGAGCAATAGGCCCCCCCCGGCTGCCGGTTGGAAGTGTTGCATACAGGTATGAAGGTGTGCAAGAAAAAAATAGTATTCCCATTTTTGCTTATTAAATgacaaattttgtttttaaaaacttaattaaaagtttaataaaaacaatttattaaaatgccccccaaaaaaactttattaaaaaataataaagaaaaaattaaaaaaggcatatgtcatttaaaaaaaaaaaaattgatattaaaaaaatttaataaaaatttattaaagaaaaaacttcgaaaaagttttttttatttaaaagagaaatatttaaaatttttatttaaattaaaaaaattacctaaaaaattataattttaaaaacttctaaattaaaaaaaaaaaaaaatgacttacgctttgataccatgtgagattttgccaagatctagaggcagtggaaagcacaaatagagagacaaaatataggacaagaataaactttattctcatcaatagatcaaTCGTTGTTGTTGTTCCATACAatgtaggagaaatagtaaaatattccacatgaggtggatcacccaccaaaggtggaattatcactccacaataagtggatatgataaagtaacaacaagatcacaccataaaaggtggaaattctcctacatacacagtcccaatgtatgcacatctcccgaagtgtctcatatgcaaactacaatgtggtgcatgtacataagtaaacttaagtaaagtgcaattatatccaacatgaataattaattacaccaacaagggTTAACGTTGTATATTTAAAAACTCCATGGTTGGGACCCCAAGCTTATGAAGATGTTTGCAAAGGGATGGAAAGAAGGAAAATTTTCCCCCTTTGGCAATAAATTCACCATTCATGAGAACTTGGTTTTAGAGGTCACTAGCCTTTCCACAAATGGCCTTAAGTTTTTCACGGATAGGAAATCCTCAGATATGGTGgcaaaaaaatttccaaaagaagACAAGGAGAGAGAGAAATTGGTTAAAGTGTCCAAAAGTAGCTATGAAACGTCTCAAATCAATATGTTTGGCATGAAGTCCTGAAAGTTATCATGCAACAAATTACTCTAGATGGGCACTTCACAAGGGCTTTTGGTCATCACTTCGTGCTCCTAAATCACCTCAGGCACAAGGTTAGAGTcgatttccctttttttttgttgtcttcctTGAATGCCACTATTAGGGAACCTAGAAAGAACCCTAAGAAGAACCTTGTCCTTCATGAGGGTTTACTTTTGTTAATCTATGAGTATTTTAAATCTCTGACTTCAATGACTTGCTCATCCAATCTTTCTCCTATTTCGGTTTAAGATGATGATGAAGTGGGAACTAGTTACTTGGAAGAGGAGGAGTGGAACACAGAGATCGATGATTCAAAGTTTGAACCACATAAGAAGAAATGATATCCTAGGGCTAAAAGGAAATCCCTTGTTTCTGAGAAAGGGAAATCTAAGGTAAAGAAGAAGTCTCCATTCCCTGCTATGGATATAGGGAAATCTAAAGTGAAAACGAATTCCCCCTACCTCTAAGAAAGTGGTGACTTTGGAGTCCCCTGCTGGTAGTGATTCTTATACCTCCTACCCTACCATAGACAAAGAAGGGAGACCCTTTTTCTCTTTGGACAGTAATGAGGATTCTCACTATATTGAATTTTTTTCAGGAATACCTTGATGATATTATAGCCATAGCACGCAATGGTGCCATTTATTTCTCTAGGCTTATAGAATGAGTCCTTTATGAAATAAAGGAAATCAAAATTAAGAAAAGGGCAATTATTAGTAAATAGGAGAAGGGTATTTTGATTGTtggaaatgaaatggataaaagcaATAATCAGGATAATAGAGGAAATGAGTTATGGAACGAAGTTGAGAAGAAGACCCTAGGTGATGGTTTGCACAAAACAATGGACTACTGAAAATTACTTACCTTGATTTTGATGTCCAAGTTGTTGTAAGGGTTACTAGTTTTTATGAAAACCTTTAAAATTTTGTTGAATTGCGAGGATAAAGTTCTCATTAGTTAAATGTTTAGTTGAACTAGTTTTACGGTTTTGagcacatgcaataagaaatcgtATGATGTCATGAGTAGACAATGTAGAATAGACACTTCTATACAGTATTTGACCTAGATTCTTGTTTTACCttccaaaaaaatttgaaataagaaAATTGACATATTTAAATGCAACAAAACACACATATGAATATAAGCATGAATTAGTCTGGGTGACAATCACTAATAGAATAgaatttgtaaattttattttgaatttcaaattgaataaATTTATGATTTAAATTTACAAGTATAAAATTATCATTATCAAATATGTACCATCAAATAtaaccaaaacaataaaaaatagctatagaaaaccaaaaaataaattataaacataatccATATAAAATTATGACACTTATATACTTATTATCAAATTTAATACTATCTAATAAAATAATCCCCATAATATACTATGGATATACATACAAGGAGTGGATAATAAACTAACATGCTTATATTTAGGAAAATTTATGTATGATAGATATTAGTTTTTCATTATTCCATTTAAATTATATTAGTCATTAGCACAATTGACCTGTTAGATAGAGTGAAATCCAAACCAAATAAAGAAAGAAAGTTGGTGCATAAGGATCATTGAAACtacattttcaatttttatgcttatccttgctttttatttttctttcatgaaTTCTCACTAATATTCTATAGAAACTGCAACTATTGTGGACACTTATGAACATAATAATTAATACAGATCACAATAAAATAATAATTGACTaaacttttattttttttgatgaataaatatctattaaataaatataattagacATTTTAAGGAAGAGGACatgagatcactcctaccaacGTAAATGAAATCGCCAATGACAAAATGCAGATGTCTACCACGAGGAATGGCTTAAGCCACACACACTAAgcatacacttctagacttaaaagtattAAACATTGAGAGTTGACTGGTGTTTTCTAGGTTTAATATGTTGTTCAAGGTATGTGGTTACACTAAAAATACACTTCTAGACtttaaagtgttaaacactcaaaattgactaatattctttagacttaatatattgcttaatATATAAGATTTAAGACTGACCCTACCGCAACGCTCGCATGTCAAGCCTTGCTTACATCATGCGGTTAAACCTTCGGCAAAGGGAATCCCCGTCGCCTTCAACCACGAAGTACCTATAAATTCCCCAACTGTAAATTTCTTTGCTTCATTTTCATCGGTGATTACTTTATACCCAGGCCACGTTACACGGCCGTTGACTACAGCTCCAGCACCAGAATTCTGATATTCAGCATAATACAAAGTGCTCAATGCAAAATCTGCGTCCCATTCTAGCCAGCCTGCAGGATTGATGATATCACCCAGTTCAGAAAGCATGATAACTGTCCGCGAATACAATTTCAACGGCCTCCCAAGGTAAGTAGGAAAAGTGGCAATGGAGGCAATCAGATCGGCCTCTCCTGAGATTTTGCAGTTCTGGATGGAGATTCCAGTATTCTGGTTGGGATCTGTTCTCCCTTGAGCTGTGATAGTATTTTTTTGGCTTCCAATCGGCACTCTAGCAGAAACGGTGCAACTCTGAAACACAACAGCAGCATTTCCAAAGATGAAATCTACTGTACCCGAAATGTAGCAATTCTTGTAAAATTGGCGTTGAGAATGTGTGTAGAGAGTGTCTTGGTAGGCGCTGATGTTGCAACTCAGGAAAAGCGACTTGTCCGATGTAACTCGAAGAGCCACAGCTTGATGGTTAGATGGGCCTGCACTGTTTCTGAATTGTATGTCTTTAGCAATAAATCCTGCTCCATCCACAGCTGCATTTCAGTTAAAGTTTAAATTCAGTCAGAGGTTTTCATAATACCCTAGAAACATCATTCTATAAACAAGATCTAGTCTCAGATTCTTGAAAAATTTCAATGGAACTATGgaacattcaaagaaaatgataTTACTGCAACGCTttttaaatattcttttctatatcaaAGAATACAGATTTTCGTTTCTCCAGGCTATCAAATTAAAGAGCATATGTATTTCTTAGCTTATCAAATGTTTAATATTATAAgttttttataattatttgttaTCTCTGGCTGTGAGTGTATATGAGATTTTTAATATCTACGTTTTGAATCATAttttgtgattcatcattagaaAAAGGGAGTTTAATATTATAAGATTTTTATAATTATTTGTTATTTCTGGATGTGAGTGTATATGAGATTTTTAATATCTACATTTTGAATCATATTTTGTGATCAATGATTAGAAAAAGAGAGTTCTAAGAAGATCTAAGATAATTGCAGCTCTGAGACTGAATGAAAAAGGAACTGAAAGGATGAGAGGAGAGAGGAGTAAACATTAAGAATCAGACATCAAATGAAGAgaataaaaataccaaaattttaaacaaacaagttggtaaaaatgaaataatatttgtaCACCTACTAACTCAGTGAGTTAAgcaaaaaaaacaaagaaggacaaaaataaaaaataattaaataaaaccttTGAGATATCTAAGAACTGTAAAATAAAACAATTGTGatacataaatataaaatataaataaacatgaatgaatgaagaattaaaattataaatataagaTTGAATCATAAAAAAAGAGGGTCATAAATAGAAATTACAATTTTATATACTCAATAGTAATCAATAAGAAAGacttaaaatttaataaatattgtgaaataaacttataactaaatataataataaataataaaatgatgaataaaAGACAGTAACAAAGAAACAAGAGAGatttaaaatttaagaaatatTGCAAAGTAAACATATAACTAAatacattaataaataaataattaaacaatgaaTAAAAGACCGATATGAAAACAACTACAACAGTGACAGAGGAAACCAAcagattaaaataataaataaaccaaggTTGAAAacttatattaaataaaaaattctatCTATCCATTATGTAAAATGGACCTAAATGCTTAGTATAAAAACTAAAATGTATAAAAGACACgtctaaaactatatatatatatataacaatgaaAATCCAGAAAATAACAATTGAATATTACCAAATGTTGCAGTACTATACGTAGGTGTGCCGCCCACAAAGCTCTTACTCCCAGTAACAATTGTTTTATCCATTCCATCACCGACTAGCATCAACATTGTCTTCCTTTTGTTCACTTTCACATACTCTTGGTAAATTCCTTCTTTCACCTTGATAATATATCTTACCTTGCTATTATCAGGGGCTGCGTCCACTGCCTCCTGAATCGTTTTGTAATTTCCAGACCCATCTTGAGCCACAATCACATTAGATGTTACGTTACTCTGTAAAAGCCTTCGCTCCTTTGCAGACACCCACGCTGGAAACCCGTCTGCGACAAGGCAAAAATTATCTGTCAACAGACGTCGGGTAGGGAAAGATATCTTTACCTTTCCTAGCAAATTTGCAATATTACTAATAATAGCCAGAGAATTGCTGGTCAACTCTGTCAGATTTTGCAACATGCTCTGCATCTGAGCTTTAGCTTGACTTGAACTGTTGTTGACCAAGCCGTCAACACAGGTGTCCAGATTTGTGAGCGCAGCACTGAGCCAAGTGGGTGCATCACCTGACGGTTCAATcaatgaattgaaattgaaattcttcaagacATCATTAGAACTACTTAACTGATCTATAGTTTGGTTTATTAATTCCTCACAGTCATTGAGCGCTTGTTGTTGGACTGGATCAGTGATTTCTTGTGGGAGATTAGAGACCAGAGGGAGGACGTTTTGTGCTTCCCTTAACGCTACCACCACTGTAACATCAACGAGATCCTTGAGACCTAGCTTAGAGGAGCCAGGGTACGATGATAGGCTTGAAATGCACTTCTCTTGATGGAGCGTGACATTACAAACGGCTGTCATGAGCTTGCTGGATGTTTGCGTTTGGTCGGGCACTTCACCATTGCTTTTGCTTTTATATCGAACCACTGCAACTGCAAGAGATGCAATTATAGCTACCAAAACCAAGGAACAAATGGAGATTATAatgattcttcttcttgtcttccttctGGCTTCTAAACTCATTTGATGGAGGGGATCCACTTCGCCGTAGTCTATGAATGAATCCATCTCGCTTCTTGACTTCTTCTTCTCCAGGCTATAACTCAGTGTTAAAGAAGAGCTCCCTGTGTAACACGAAAGAAAATCCAAGCTCACATCGATTATATGCCGAGCGCCCTGACATTTTCAATGGCTAATCGTTGATTACTGGGTATTACTGATTCAGTCAGATGATTActgtattttaaaatattattttacccgACACCGCGTTCTGACTTGCCCTTTGAGTTGAAGTTAGGGCTATCTTAATGAGAGGAGGTGAGAGGAGGTCAAAGGGTATAGATTAATAGAATAAGATGATTCAGCAGCGAAAACGGTTCACAAAATGAGGCAGACGTCACTGATACAAGTTAATGCCTTCCCCATGCAACGATTTTAGCCGTGTTCCACCGCTTTTCGACCTGCCTGCATTACGTAATGTATGTGCTACACGCCCACTACCTTCAGTGCAAACACCACAAATCACACCTTGTCGTTGAGGCATTAAAATAGTATCATTCTGTTAAACGTTGGAATCCTTCAAAGTTGTCTATCTCAAAATTCGTGTTTCACATTTGAGAATTACTTATCTAAATTCCTTTCCATAGCCGGTTACGTtttaaccttgtgattgtagctgttaTAGTCTTGAATGTATCCACAACGAATTTCTTGAAAATGGTATCCCATTAAATTTGTACCATATGGAACTGTCTAAGAAAAACTATATCTTAATTGAGGCATTAAATGGTAGGAGAAGGGCTTCAAGGCACTTGCTTACACTGAAGAATTGCCCGTGTTTGGTGTAGAGCAATTTTCTTGGCTTGCGAATCCTTTGTTTCAcaatattctttaacaaacttATCGTAAAGGAAAACACTTTTTCTAATGTTGGAAATTAGTTTTTGGAATTGATAGTTGAACCGTAAatgttaattaaaaatttaattgttaaaataatatatttaattataaaaataattcaattaaatttgattttatataaaatttatttgttttaaaattaaaaaaagtagAGAATttggatataattttttattttttattctacaTAATAATTATTTCTAAGTTGGTTTCATGACACTAGATCAAGTTTACAACGTGTGGTTCTATTTTATATTGTAAGGATCTAACTTGCTATTGTACATATTTTTGTTTCTTGGTTTGTAAAATACCTTGGGAGGCTACCACATTACTTGGGTCAAGTCTTTTGAGGTCAACCCCCTAAAATGATCAAGTTTACAACCTTGGCAAGTGTTGGAAATCAACAAATAAGTGTGAAACTATTGTATGATGTGgattattgttggtgtaattaattattcatcttggatattattacaccttacttaagtttacttaggtacatgcataccatagtagtttgggtatgagacacttgggtgtttgtgccacattgagatagtgtgtgtaggagaatttccatcttttatggtgtgatattgttactacactatcatatccacttattgtggagtgataattccaccttcagtgggtgatccacctcatgtggaatattttattgtttctcctacctaccacacctatttcctacctacccttgtttcttattgatccacatgtcatgtttatgtgctcacatatccatatagcatttcctatataagcaggttcatattcattttatgtaatgcttgatgat contains the following coding sequences:
- the LOC131030517 gene encoding pectinesterase-like; this encodes MAKFKAIAGTKKDQDVGTKVELQHNVVNEIENDFGFESLSSKDSDSLDALGLDLSLAKIDWSSSLTLSYSLEKKKSRSEMDSFIDYGEVDPLHQMSLEARRKTRRRIIIISICSLVLVAIIASLAVAVVRYKSKSNGEVPDQTQTSSKLMTAVCNVTLHQEKCISSLSSYPGSSKLGLKDLVDVTVVVALREAQNVLPLVSNLPQEITDPVQQQALNDCEELINQTIDQLSSSNDVLKNFNFNSLIEPSGDAPTWLSAALTNLDTCVDGLVNNSSSQAKAQMQSMLQNLTELTSNSLAIISNIANLLGKVKISFPTRRLLTDNFCLVADGFPAWVSAKERRLLQSNVTSNVIVAQDGSGNYKTIQEAVDAAPDNSKVRYIIKVKEGIYQEYVKVNKRKTMLMLVGDGMDKTIVTGSKSFVGGTPTYSTATFAVDGAGFIAKDIQFRNSAGPSNHQAVALRVTSDKSLFLSCNISAYQDTLYTHSQRQFYKNCYISGTVDFIFGNAAVVFQSCTVSARVPIGSQKNTITAQGRTDPNQNTGISIQNCKISGEADLIASIATFPTYLGRPLKLYSRTVIMLSELGDIINPAGWLEWDADFALSTLYYAEYQNSGAGAVVNGRVTWPGYKVITDENEAKKFTVGEFIGTSWLKATGIPFAEGLTA